Proteins encoded together in one Dasypus novemcinctus isolate mDasNov1 chromosome 9, mDasNov1.1.hap2, whole genome shotgun sequence window:
- the TNFRSF25 gene encoding tumor necrosis factor receptor superfamily member 25 isoform X2 → MERQLGGCAAVAVALLLVLLGAHSQGSLAHPRCDCSRDLQRRSGLSCCGGCPAGHYLKAPCTKPCGASTCLPCPQGTFLARENHHETRCARCQACDEQASQVALENCSAVADTRCGCEPGWFAECSVRRCIGSSPFHCRPCPDCAALHRHPRVPCSDRHADCGDCLPGFYEHGDGCAPCPTSTLGSCPEHCAAVCGWRQTALPVFWVQVLLAGLVAPLLLGATLTYAYRRCLPRKPGIPADEAGTEALTSLQATDPSPPASARALLAPPGSTEKVGTVQLAGHSWTPVPPQPQDASCPNVTWPWEQLPDRTLAPPAGSAAAVLQPGPQLYDVMDAVPARRWKEFVRTLGLREADIEAVEVEVGRFRDQQYEMLKRWRQQQPAGLGAVYAALERMGLDGCAEDLRCRLQRGP, encoded by the exons ATGGAGCGGCAGCTGGGGGGCTGCGCGGCGGTGGCTGTG gctcTCCTCCTTGTGCTGCTGGGTGCCCACAGCCAGGGCAGCCTGGCCCACCCCCGGTGCGACTGTTCCCGCGATCTCCAGAGGAGGAGTGGTCTCTCCTGCTGTGGGGGCTGTCCAGCCG GGCATTACCTGAAGGCCCCCTGCACAAAGCCCTGTGGGGCCTCCACCTGCCTCCCGTGCCCCCAGGGCACCTTCTTGGCCAGGGAGAACCACCACGAGACCCGCTGTGCCCGCTGCCAGGCCTGTGATGAGCAGG CCTCCCAGGTGGCCCTGGAGAACTGCTCGGCGGTGGCCGACACGCGCTGTGGCTGCGAGCCGGGCTGGTTCGCCGAGTGCTCCGTCAGGCGCTGCATCGGCAGCTCCCCCTTCCACTGCCGCCCCTGCCCGGACTGCGCGGCGCTGCACCGCCACCCGCGGGTTCCCT GTTCGGACAGACATGCTGACTGCGGGGACTGCCTGCCTGGCTTCTATGAACATGGCGATGGCTGCGCGCCCTGCCCCAC GAGCACCCTCGGGAGCTGTCCTGAGCACTGCGCTGCTGTCTGCGGCTGGAGGCAGA CTGCTCTTCCAGTGTTCTGGGTCCAGGTGCTCCTGGCAGGCCTGGTGGCCCCCCTCCTGCTCGGCGCCACCCTGACCTACGCGTACCGCCGCTGCCTGCCTCGCAAGCCCGGGATTCCCG CAGATGAGGCTGGGACAGAGGCCCTGACCTCCCTGCAG GCCACCGACCCCTCACCCCCTGCCAGCGCCCGCGCCCTGCTGGCCCCACCCGGCAGCACCGAGAAGGTCGGCACCGTCCAGCTGGCAGGCCACAGCTGGACCCCTGtgcccccccagccccaggacGCGTCCTGCCCCAACGTGACATGGCCCTGGGAGCAGCTGCCCGACCGGACACTCG CACCCCCTGCAGGCTCGGCGGCGGCCGTGCTCCAGCCGGGCCCGCAGCTCTACGACGTGATGGACGCGGTGCCCGCGCGTCGCTGGAAGGAGTTCGTGCGCACGCTGGGGCTGCGCGAGGCCGACATCGAGGCCGTGGAGGTGGAGGTCGGCCGCTTCCGCGACCAGCAGTACGAGATGCTCAAGCGCTGGCGCCAGCAGCAGCCCGCCGGCCTGGGCGCCGTCTACGCGGCCCTGGAACGCATGGGGCTGGACGGCTGCGCCGAGGACCTGCGCTGCCGCCTGCAGCGCGGCCCTTGA
- the TNFRSF25 gene encoding tumor necrosis factor receptor superfamily member 25 isoform X7, whose product MERQLGGCAAVAVALLLVLLGAHSQGSLAHPRCDCSRDLQRRSGLSCCGGCPAGHYLKAPCTKPCGASTCLPCPQGTFLARENHHETRCARCQACDEQASQVALENCSAVADTRCGCEPGWFAECSVRRCIGSSPFHCRPCPDCAALHRHPRVPCSDRHADCGDCLPGFYEHGDGCAPCPTSTLGSCPEHCAAVCGWRQMFWVQVLLAGLVAPLLLGATLTYAYRRCLPRKPGIPADEAGTEALTSLQATDPSPPASARALLAPPGSTEKVGTVQLAGHSWTPVPPQPQDASCPNVTWPWEQLPDRTLAPTPPLAPAPSAAPPAGSAAAVLQPGPQLYDVMDAVPARRWKEFVRTLGLREADIEAVEVEVGRFRDQQYEMLKRWRQQQPAGLGAVYAALERMGLDGCAEDLRCRLQRGP is encoded by the exons ATGGAGCGGCAGCTGGGGGGCTGCGCGGCGGTGGCTGTG gctcTCCTCCTTGTGCTGCTGGGTGCCCACAGCCAGGGCAGCCTGGCCCACCCCCGGTGCGACTGTTCCCGCGATCTCCAGAGGAGGAGTGGTCTCTCCTGCTGTGGGGGCTGTCCAGCCG GGCATTACCTGAAGGCCCCCTGCACAAAGCCCTGTGGGGCCTCCACCTGCCTCCCGTGCCCCCAGGGCACCTTCTTGGCCAGGGAGAACCACCACGAGACCCGCTGTGCCCGCTGCCAGGCCTGTGATGAGCAGG CCTCCCAGGTGGCCCTGGAGAACTGCTCGGCGGTGGCCGACACGCGCTGTGGCTGCGAGCCGGGCTGGTTCGCCGAGTGCTCCGTCAGGCGCTGCATCGGCAGCTCCCCCTTCCACTGCCGCCCCTGCCCGGACTGCGCGGCGCTGCACCGCCACCCGCGGGTTCCCT GTTCGGACAGACATGCTGACTGCGGGGACTGCCTGCCTGGCTTCTATGAACATGGCGATGGCTGCGCGCCCTGCCCCAC GAGCACCCTCGGGAGCTGTCCTGAGCACTGCGCTGCTGTCTGCGGCTGGAGGCAGA TGTTCTGGGTCCAGGTGCTCCTGGCAGGCCTGGTGGCCCCCCTCCTGCTCGGCGCCACCCTGACCTACGCGTACCGCCGCTGCCTGCCTCGCAAGCCCGGGATTCCCG CAGATGAGGCTGGGACAGAGGCCCTGACCTCCCTGCAG GCCACCGACCCCTCACCCCCTGCCAGCGCCCGCGCCCTGCTGGCCCCACCCGGCAGCACCGAGAAGGTCGGCACCGTCCAGCTGGCAGGCCACAGCTGGACCCCTGtgcccccccagccccaggacGCGTCCTGCCCCAACGTGACATGGCCCTGGGAGCAGCTGCCCGACCGGACACTCG CCCCGACTCCGCCTCTGGCGCCCGCGCCTTCCGCAGCACCCCCTGCAGGCTCGGCGGCGGCCGTGCTCCAGCCGGGCCCGCAGCTCTACGACGTGATGGACGCGGTGCCCGCGCGTCGCTGGAAGGAGTTCGTGCGCACGCTGGGGCTGCGCGAGGCCGACATCGAGGCCGTGGAGGTGGAGGTCGGCCGCTTCCGCGACCAGCAGTACGAGATGCTCAAGCGCTGGCGCCAGCAGCAGCCCGCCGGCCTGGGCGCCGTCTACGCGGCCCTGGAACGCATGGGGCTGGACGGCTGCGCCGAGGACCTGCGCTGCCGCCTGCAGCGCGGCCCTTGA
- the TNFRSF25 gene encoding tumor necrosis factor receptor superfamily member 25 isoform X5 translates to MERQLGGCAAVAVALLLVLLGAHSQGSLAHPRCDCSRDLQRRSGLSCCGGCPAGHYLKAPCTKPCGASTCLPCPQGTFLARENHHETRCARCQACDEQASQVALENCSAVADTRCGCEPGWFAECSVRRCIGSSPFHCRPCPDCAALHRHPRVPCSDRHADCGDCLPGFYEHGDGCAPCPTSTLGSCPEHCAAVCGWRQMFWVQVLLAGLVAPLLLGATLTYAYRRCLPRKPGIPADEAGTEALTSLQATDPSPPASARALLAPPGSTEKVGTVQLAGHSWTPVPPQPQDASCPNVTWPWEQLPDRTLAPPAGSAAAVLQPGPQLYDVMDAVPARRWKEFVRTLGLREADIEAVEVEVGRFRDQQYEMLKRWRQQQPAGLGAVYAALERMGLDGCAEDLRCRLQRGP, encoded by the exons ATGGAGCGGCAGCTGGGGGGCTGCGCGGCGGTGGCTGTG gctcTCCTCCTTGTGCTGCTGGGTGCCCACAGCCAGGGCAGCCTGGCCCACCCCCGGTGCGACTGTTCCCGCGATCTCCAGAGGAGGAGTGGTCTCTCCTGCTGTGGGGGCTGTCCAGCCG GGCATTACCTGAAGGCCCCCTGCACAAAGCCCTGTGGGGCCTCCACCTGCCTCCCGTGCCCCCAGGGCACCTTCTTGGCCAGGGAGAACCACCACGAGACCCGCTGTGCCCGCTGCCAGGCCTGTGATGAGCAGG CCTCCCAGGTGGCCCTGGAGAACTGCTCGGCGGTGGCCGACACGCGCTGTGGCTGCGAGCCGGGCTGGTTCGCCGAGTGCTCCGTCAGGCGCTGCATCGGCAGCTCCCCCTTCCACTGCCGCCCCTGCCCGGACTGCGCGGCGCTGCACCGCCACCCGCGGGTTCCCT GTTCGGACAGACATGCTGACTGCGGGGACTGCCTGCCTGGCTTCTATGAACATGGCGATGGCTGCGCGCCCTGCCCCAC GAGCACCCTCGGGAGCTGTCCTGAGCACTGCGCTGCTGTCTGCGGCTGGAGGCAGA TGTTCTGGGTCCAGGTGCTCCTGGCAGGCCTGGTGGCCCCCCTCCTGCTCGGCGCCACCCTGACCTACGCGTACCGCCGCTGCCTGCCTCGCAAGCCCGGGATTCCCG CAGATGAGGCTGGGACAGAGGCCCTGACCTCCCTGCAG GCCACCGACCCCTCACCCCCTGCCAGCGCCCGCGCCCTGCTGGCCCCACCCGGCAGCACCGAGAAGGTCGGCACCGTCCAGCTGGCAGGCCACAGCTGGACCCCTGtgcccccccagccccaggacGCGTCCTGCCCCAACGTGACATGGCCCTGGGAGCAGCTGCCCGACCGGACACTCG CACCCCCTGCAGGCTCGGCGGCGGCCGTGCTCCAGCCGGGCCCGCAGCTCTACGACGTGATGGACGCGGTGCCCGCGCGTCGCTGGAAGGAGTTCGTGCGCACGCTGGGGCTGCGCGAGGCCGACATCGAGGCCGTGGAGGTGGAGGTCGGCCGCTTCCGCGACCAGCAGTACGAGATGCTCAAGCGCTGGCGCCAGCAGCAGCCCGCCGGCCTGGGCGCCGTCTACGCGGCCCTGGAACGCATGGGGCTGGACGGCTGCGCCGAGGACCTGCGCTGCCGCCTGCAGCGCGGCCCTTGA
- the TNFRSF25 gene encoding tumor necrosis factor receptor superfamily member 25 isoform X3 has translation MGALCWESAAPAPQALLLVLLGAHSQGSLAHPRCDCSRDLQRRSGLSCCGGCPAGHYLKAPCTKPCGASTCLPCPQGTFLARENHHETRCARCQACDEQASQVALENCSAVADTRCGCEPGWFAECSVRRCIGSSPFHCRPCPDCAALHRHPRVPCSDRHADCGDCLPGFYEHGDGCAPCPTSTLGSCPEHCAAVCGWRQTALPVFWVQVLLAGLVAPLLLGATLTYAYRRCLPRKPGIPDEAGTEALTSLQATDPSPPASARALLAPPGSTEKVGTVQLAGHSWTPVPPQPQDASCPNVTWPWEQLPDRTLAPPAGSAAAVLQPGPQLYDVMDAVPARRWKEFVRTLGLREADIEAVEVEVGRFRDQQYEMLKRWRQQQPAGLGAVYAALERMGLDGCAEDLRCRLQRGP, from the exons ATGGGGGCGTTGTGCTGGGAGTcagcagcccccgccccccaggctcTCCTCCTTGTGCTGCTGGGTGCCCACAGCCAGGGCAGCCTGGCCCACCCCCGGTGCGACTGTTCCCGCGATCTCCAGAGGAGGAGTGGTCTCTCCTGCTGTGGGGGCTGTCCAGCCG GGCATTACCTGAAGGCCCCCTGCACAAAGCCCTGTGGGGCCTCCACCTGCCTCCCGTGCCCCCAGGGCACCTTCTTGGCCAGGGAGAACCACCACGAGACCCGCTGTGCCCGCTGCCAGGCCTGTGATGAGCAGG CCTCCCAGGTGGCCCTGGAGAACTGCTCGGCGGTGGCCGACACGCGCTGTGGCTGCGAGCCGGGCTGGTTCGCCGAGTGCTCCGTCAGGCGCTGCATCGGCAGCTCCCCCTTCCACTGCCGCCCCTGCCCGGACTGCGCGGCGCTGCACCGCCACCCGCGGGTTCCCT GTTCGGACAGACATGCTGACTGCGGGGACTGCCTGCCTGGCTTCTATGAACATGGCGATGGCTGCGCGCCCTGCCCCAC GAGCACCCTCGGGAGCTGTCCTGAGCACTGCGCTGCTGTCTGCGGCTGGAGGCAGA CTGCTCTTCCAGTGTTCTGGGTCCAGGTGCTCCTGGCAGGCCTGGTGGCCCCCCTCCTGCTCGGCGCCACCCTGACCTACGCGTACCGCCGCTGCCTGCCTCGCAAGCCCGGGATTCCCG ATGAGGCTGGGACAGAGGCCCTGACCTCCCTGCAG GCCACCGACCCCTCACCCCCTGCCAGCGCCCGCGCCCTGCTGGCCCCACCCGGCAGCACCGAGAAGGTCGGCACCGTCCAGCTGGCAGGCCACAGCTGGACCCCTGtgcccccccagccccaggacGCGTCCTGCCCCAACGTGACATGGCCCTGGGAGCAGCTGCCCGACCGGACACTCG CACCCCCTGCAGGCTCGGCGGCGGCCGTGCTCCAGCCGGGCCCGCAGCTCTACGACGTGATGGACGCGGTGCCCGCGCGTCGCTGGAAGGAGTTCGTGCGCACGCTGGGGCTGCGCGAGGCCGACATCGAGGCCGTGGAGGTGGAGGTCGGCCGCTTCCGCGACCAGCAGTACGAGATGCTCAAGCGCTGGCGCCAGCAGCAGCCCGCCGGCCTGGGCGCCGTCTACGCGGCCCTGGAACGCATGGGGCTGGACGGCTGCGCCGAGGACCTGCGCTGCCGCCTGCAGCGCGGCCCTTGA
- the TNFRSF25 gene encoding tumor necrosis factor receptor superfamily member 25 isoform X6 yields the protein MGALCWESAAPAPQALLLVLLGAHSQGSLAHPRCDCSRDLQRRSGLSCCGGCPAGHYLKAPCTKPCGASTCLPCPQGTFLARENHHETRCARCQACDEQASQVALENCSAVADTRCGCEPGWFAECSVRRCIGSSPFHCRPCPDCAALHRHPRVPCSDRHADCGDCLPGFYEHGDGCAPCPTSTLGSCPEHCAAVCGWRQTALPVFWVQVLLAGLVAPLLLGATLTYAYRRCLPRKPGIPADEAGTEALTSLQATDPSPPASARALLAPPGSTEKVGTVQLAGHSWTPVPPQPQDASCPNVTWPWEQLPDRTLGLPVQPAPRRLAQPRLRLWRPRLPQHPLQARRRPCSSRARSSTT from the exons ATGGGGGCGTTGTGCTGGGAGTcagcagcccccgccccccaggctcTCCTCCTTGTGCTGCTGGGTGCCCACAGCCAGGGCAGCCTGGCCCACCCCCGGTGCGACTGTTCCCGCGATCTCCAGAGGAGGAGTGGTCTCTCCTGCTGTGGGGGCTGTCCAGCCG GGCATTACCTGAAGGCCCCCTGCACAAAGCCCTGTGGGGCCTCCACCTGCCTCCCGTGCCCCCAGGGCACCTTCTTGGCCAGGGAGAACCACCACGAGACCCGCTGTGCCCGCTGCCAGGCCTGTGATGAGCAGG CCTCCCAGGTGGCCCTGGAGAACTGCTCGGCGGTGGCCGACACGCGCTGTGGCTGCGAGCCGGGCTGGTTCGCCGAGTGCTCCGTCAGGCGCTGCATCGGCAGCTCCCCCTTCCACTGCCGCCCCTGCCCGGACTGCGCGGCGCTGCACCGCCACCCGCGGGTTCCCT GTTCGGACAGACATGCTGACTGCGGGGACTGCCTGCCTGGCTTCTATGAACATGGCGATGGCTGCGCGCCCTGCCCCAC GAGCACCCTCGGGAGCTGTCCTGAGCACTGCGCTGCTGTCTGCGGCTGGAGGCAGA CTGCTCTTCCAGTGTTCTGGGTCCAGGTGCTCCTGGCAGGCCTGGTGGCCCCCCTCCTGCTCGGCGCCACCCTGACCTACGCGTACCGCCGCTGCCTGCCTCGCAAGCCCGGGATTCCCG CAGATGAGGCTGGGACAGAGGCCCTGACCTCCCTGCAG GCCACCGACCCCTCACCCCCTGCCAGCGCCCGCGCCCTGCTGGCCCCACCCGGCAGCACCGAGAAGGTCGGCACCGTCCAGCTGGCAGGCCACAGCTGGACCCCTGtgcccccccagccccaggacGCGTCCTGCCCCAACGTGACATGGCCCTGGGAGCAGCTGCCCGACCGGACACTCG GCCTTCCTGTCCAGCCTGCGCCCCGGCGGCTGGCCCAGCCCCGACTCCGCCTCTGGCGCCCGCGCCTTCCGCAGCACCCCCTGCAGGCTCGGCGGCGGCCGTGCTCCAGCCGGGCCCGCAGCTCTACGACGTGA
- the TNFRSF25 gene encoding tumor necrosis factor receptor superfamily member 25 isoform X4 has protein sequence MGALCWESAAPAPQALLLVLLGAHSQGSLAHPRCDCSRDLQRRSGLSCCGGCPAGHYLKAPCTKPCGASTCLPCPQGTFLARENHHETRCARCQACDEQASQVALENCSAVADTRCGCEPGWFAECSVRRCIGSSPFHCRPCPDCAALHRHPRVPCSDRHADCGDCLPGFYEHGDGCAPCPTSTLGSCPEHCAAVCGWRQMFWVQVLLAGLVAPLLLGATLTYAYRRCLPRKPGIPADEAGTEALTSLQATDPSPPASARALLAPPGSTEKVGTVQLAGHSWTPVPPQPQDASCPNVTWPWEQLPDRTLAPPAGSAAAVLQPGPQLYDVMDAVPARRWKEFVRTLGLREADIEAVEVEVGRFRDQQYEMLKRWRQQQPAGLGAVYAALERMGLDGCAEDLRCRLQRGP, from the exons ATGGGGGCGTTGTGCTGGGAGTcagcagcccccgccccccaggctcTCCTCCTTGTGCTGCTGGGTGCCCACAGCCAGGGCAGCCTGGCCCACCCCCGGTGCGACTGTTCCCGCGATCTCCAGAGGAGGAGTGGTCTCTCCTGCTGTGGGGGCTGTCCAGCCG GGCATTACCTGAAGGCCCCCTGCACAAAGCCCTGTGGGGCCTCCACCTGCCTCCCGTGCCCCCAGGGCACCTTCTTGGCCAGGGAGAACCACCACGAGACCCGCTGTGCCCGCTGCCAGGCCTGTGATGAGCAGG CCTCCCAGGTGGCCCTGGAGAACTGCTCGGCGGTGGCCGACACGCGCTGTGGCTGCGAGCCGGGCTGGTTCGCCGAGTGCTCCGTCAGGCGCTGCATCGGCAGCTCCCCCTTCCACTGCCGCCCCTGCCCGGACTGCGCGGCGCTGCACCGCCACCCGCGGGTTCCCT GTTCGGACAGACATGCTGACTGCGGGGACTGCCTGCCTGGCTTCTATGAACATGGCGATGGCTGCGCGCCCTGCCCCAC GAGCACCCTCGGGAGCTGTCCTGAGCACTGCGCTGCTGTCTGCGGCTGGAGGCAGA TGTTCTGGGTCCAGGTGCTCCTGGCAGGCCTGGTGGCCCCCCTCCTGCTCGGCGCCACCCTGACCTACGCGTACCGCCGCTGCCTGCCTCGCAAGCCCGGGATTCCCG CAGATGAGGCTGGGACAGAGGCCCTGACCTCCCTGCAG GCCACCGACCCCTCACCCCCTGCCAGCGCCCGCGCCCTGCTGGCCCCACCCGGCAGCACCGAGAAGGTCGGCACCGTCCAGCTGGCAGGCCACAGCTGGACCCCTGtgcccccccagccccaggacGCGTCCTGCCCCAACGTGACATGGCCCTGGGAGCAGCTGCCCGACCGGACACTCG CACCCCCTGCAGGCTCGGCGGCGGCCGTGCTCCAGCCGGGCCCGCAGCTCTACGACGTGATGGACGCGGTGCCCGCGCGTCGCTGGAAGGAGTTCGTGCGCACGCTGGGGCTGCGCGAGGCCGACATCGAGGCCGTGGAGGTGGAGGTCGGCCGCTTCCGCGACCAGCAGTACGAGATGCTCAAGCGCTGGCGCCAGCAGCAGCCCGCCGGCCTGGGCGCCGTCTACGCGGCCCTGGAACGCATGGGGCTGGACGGCTGCGCCGAGGACCTGCGCTGCCGCCTGCAGCGCGGCCCTTGA
- the TNFRSF25 gene encoding tumor necrosis factor receptor superfamily member 25 isoform X1, translated as MGALCWESAAPAPQALLLVLLGAHSQGSLAHPRCDCSRDLQRRSGLSCCGGCPAGHYLKAPCTKPCGASTCLPCPQGTFLARENHHETRCARCQACDEQASQVALENCSAVADTRCGCEPGWFAECSVRRCIGSSPFHCRPCPDCAALHRHPRVPCSDRHADCGDCLPGFYEHGDGCAPCPTSTLGSCPEHCAAVCGWRQTALPVFWVQVLLAGLVAPLLLGATLTYAYRRCLPRKPGIPADEAGTEALTSLQATDPSPPASARALLAPPGSTEKVGTVQLAGHSWTPVPPQPQDASCPNVTWPWEQLPDRTLAPPAGSAAAVLQPGPQLYDVMDAVPARRWKEFVRTLGLREADIEAVEVEVGRFRDQQYEMLKRWRQQQPAGLGAVYAALERMGLDGCAEDLRCRLQRGP; from the exons ATGGGGGCGTTGTGCTGGGAGTcagcagcccccgccccccaggctcTCCTCCTTGTGCTGCTGGGTGCCCACAGCCAGGGCAGCCTGGCCCACCCCCGGTGCGACTGTTCCCGCGATCTCCAGAGGAGGAGTGGTCTCTCCTGCTGTGGGGGCTGTCCAGCCG GGCATTACCTGAAGGCCCCCTGCACAAAGCCCTGTGGGGCCTCCACCTGCCTCCCGTGCCCCCAGGGCACCTTCTTGGCCAGGGAGAACCACCACGAGACCCGCTGTGCCCGCTGCCAGGCCTGTGATGAGCAGG CCTCCCAGGTGGCCCTGGAGAACTGCTCGGCGGTGGCCGACACGCGCTGTGGCTGCGAGCCGGGCTGGTTCGCCGAGTGCTCCGTCAGGCGCTGCATCGGCAGCTCCCCCTTCCACTGCCGCCCCTGCCCGGACTGCGCGGCGCTGCACCGCCACCCGCGGGTTCCCT GTTCGGACAGACATGCTGACTGCGGGGACTGCCTGCCTGGCTTCTATGAACATGGCGATGGCTGCGCGCCCTGCCCCAC GAGCACCCTCGGGAGCTGTCCTGAGCACTGCGCTGCTGTCTGCGGCTGGAGGCAGA CTGCTCTTCCAGTGTTCTGGGTCCAGGTGCTCCTGGCAGGCCTGGTGGCCCCCCTCCTGCTCGGCGCCACCCTGACCTACGCGTACCGCCGCTGCCTGCCTCGCAAGCCCGGGATTCCCG CAGATGAGGCTGGGACAGAGGCCCTGACCTCCCTGCAG GCCACCGACCCCTCACCCCCTGCCAGCGCCCGCGCCCTGCTGGCCCCACCCGGCAGCACCGAGAAGGTCGGCACCGTCCAGCTGGCAGGCCACAGCTGGACCCCTGtgcccccccagccccaggacGCGTCCTGCCCCAACGTGACATGGCCCTGGGAGCAGCTGCCCGACCGGACACTCG CACCCCCTGCAGGCTCGGCGGCGGCCGTGCTCCAGCCGGGCCCGCAGCTCTACGACGTGATGGACGCGGTGCCCGCGCGTCGCTGGAAGGAGTTCGTGCGCACGCTGGGGCTGCGCGAGGCCGACATCGAGGCCGTGGAGGTGGAGGTCGGCCGCTTCCGCGACCAGCAGTACGAGATGCTCAAGCGCTGGCGCCAGCAGCAGCCCGCCGGCCTGGGCGCCGTCTACGCGGCCCTGGAACGCATGGGGCTGGACGGCTGCGCCGAGGACCTGCGCTGCCGCCTGCAGCGCGGCCCTTGA